The Microbacterium sp. LWH7-1.2 genome window below encodes:
- a CDS encoding LacI family DNA-binding transcriptional regulator has product MVVSVRDVAAAASVSVGTVSNVLNRPEKVAPATVERVTQAIEELGFVRNDAARQLRAGRSRSIALIVLDAGNPFFAEVARGAEDRAAESGMSVLLGNSDQRSDREDAYLELFREQRVNGVLVTPVDRDLDRLARLHAGGVPVVLVDHEDAERSFGSVSVDDVEGGYLAVSHLLSTGRRRIAFIGGPNTIRQVGDRLEGARRAVAEVDQATLEVVETSALSVLQGRAAGELLRQRAAAERPDGVFAANDLLAVGALQAFTLMGDLQVPRDIALIGYDDIDFASATVVPLSSIRQPAHLIGYTAVDLLLKDLEEPAGDHARTVRFQPELVVRESTGG; this is encoded by the coding sequence ATGGTGGTGAGCGTGCGGGATGTCGCGGCTGCGGCATCCGTCTCGGTCGGGACCGTCTCGAACGTGCTCAACAGGCCCGAGAAAGTGGCGCCGGCTACCGTCGAGCGGGTCACACAGGCGATCGAGGAACTCGGCTTCGTGCGCAACGACGCCGCGCGGCAGCTCCGGGCCGGACGCAGCCGTAGCATCGCCCTCATCGTGCTCGACGCGGGGAACCCGTTCTTCGCCGAGGTCGCCCGCGGCGCCGAGGACCGCGCGGCGGAATCCGGCATGAGCGTGCTGCTCGGAAACAGTGATCAGCGCTCCGATCGAGAGGACGCCTACCTCGAGCTGTTCCGCGAGCAGCGGGTCAACGGCGTGCTCGTCACTCCCGTGGACCGCGATCTCGACAGGCTCGCGCGTCTGCACGCCGGCGGCGTGCCGGTGGTACTCGTCGACCACGAGGACGCCGAGCGGTCTTTCGGCTCGGTCTCGGTCGACGACGTCGAGGGCGGCTACCTGGCGGTCTCGCACCTGTTGTCGACGGGGCGTCGTCGCATCGCCTTCATCGGGGGGCCGAACACGATCCGTCAGGTCGGCGACCGCCTCGAGGGGGCGCGCCGCGCCGTCGCCGAGGTCGACCAGGCGACGCTCGAGGTCGTCGAGACGTCGGCCCTGTCGGTGCTCCAGGGGCGCGCGGCCGGCGAGCTGCTGCGCCAGCGCGCCGCGGCGGAACGGCCCGACGGGGTGTTCGCGGCGAACGACCTGCTCGCCGTCGGCGCGCTGCAGGCGTTCACCCTCATGGGCGATCTGCAGGTGCCGCGCGACATCGCGCTGATCGGGTACGACGACATCGACTTCGCCTCGGCGACCGTCGTTCCGCTCAGCTCGATCCGCCAGCCCGCGCACCTCATCGGCTACACGGCGGTCGACCTGCTCCTCAAGGACCTGGAGGAGCCGGCGGGCGACCATGCCCGCACCGTGCGCTTCCAGCCGGAGCTCGTCGTGCGCGAGTCGACCGGCGGCTGA
- a CDS encoding MarR family transcriptional regulator translates to MSSNETSETDTGPDAGTHADLSPAASQLRIATFRLARRMRTQRAVDSMSDGQFAVLAALKVHGPHTLGDLAERERVSAPSMNRTVNCLQDSGYIVRGADERDGRKVVISLTPEGVAVVEETARRRDAWVEASLAELTPAERETLAAAAEIMQRMVAR, encoded by the coding sequence ATGAGCAGCAACGAGACTTCAGAGACAGACACCGGCCCCGACGCCGGCACTCACGCAGACCTCTCCCCCGCCGCCTCCCAGTTGCGCATCGCGACCTTCCGGCTCGCGCGACGCATGCGCACGCAGCGCGCCGTCGACTCGATGAGCGATGGGCAGTTCGCCGTTCTCGCGGCGCTCAAGGTGCACGGCCCGCACACGCTCGGCGACCTCGCCGAGCGTGAGCGCGTCTCGGCCCCATCGATGAATCGCACGGTCAACTGCCTGCAGGACTCCGGCTACATCGTGCGCGGCGCCGACGAGCGCGACGGCCGCAAGGTCGTGATCTCGCTCACGCCCGAGGGCGTCGCGGTCGTCGAAGAGACCGCCCGCCGCCGCGATGCGTGGGTCGAGGCCTCGCTCGCCGAGCTCACGCCGGCGGAGCGGGAGACCCTTGCCGCCGCCGCCGAGATCATGCAGCGGATGGTGGCCCGATGA
- a CDS encoding alpha/beta hydrolase, giving the protein MPEFIDAHDITIHYDVHPAQASPRAIVQLLHGIGEHAGRYGALIAALVADGYTVYAADHRGHGRTGMGQHGGDATRLGHLGKGGLRGALAAMWQFTQQIRGQHPELPLVLLGHSGGSVLAQMLVNEHPDAYDALVLTGTALRMPGSIHTNKLNKRWAGPGAMGTEWLSSDPSVGRAFLDDPLTTSEDPIKLIGVVDSIRMYGLPRRNLGRDIPTLLMIGRDDTVGGPRSVHRLADAYRTRSGFTDVTTLIYPDARHEIFNEVMQAEVRADLLAWLDRHIADRT; this is encoded by the coding sequence ATGCCCGAGTTCATCGACGCGCATGACATCACGATCCACTACGACGTCCACCCGGCCCAGGCGTCGCCGCGGGCCATCGTGCAGCTGCTGCACGGCATCGGCGAGCACGCCGGGCGATACGGTGCGCTGATCGCCGCGCTCGTCGCGGACGGGTACACCGTCTACGCGGCCGACCACCGCGGCCATGGGCGCACCGGCATGGGCCAGCACGGCGGCGACGCGACCCGTCTCGGCCACCTGGGCAAGGGCGGGCTGCGCGGCGCGCTCGCCGCCATGTGGCAGTTCACCCAGCAGATCCGGGGACAGCACCCCGAGCTGCCCCTCGTGCTGCTCGGGCACTCCGGCGGTTCGGTGCTCGCCCAGATGCTCGTCAACGAGCACCCCGATGCATACGACGCGCTCGTGCTGACCGGCACGGCGCTGCGCATGCCGGGGTCGATCCACACCAACAAGCTCAACAAGCGCTGGGCCGGTCCCGGTGCGATGGGCACCGAGTGGCTCTCGAGCGACCCGTCGGTGGGCCGGGCCTTCCTCGACGATCCGCTCACCACGAGCGAAGACCCGATCAAGCTCATCGGGGTGGTCGACTCCATCCGCATGTACGGTCTGCCGCGCAGGAACCTCGGCCGCGACATCCCGACTCTCCTCATGATCGGCCGCGACGACACGGTGGGCGGACCGCGCAGCGTGCACCGTCTGGCCGATGCGTACCGCACGCGCTCGGGCTTCACCGACGTGACGACGCTCATCTACCCCGATGCGCGCCACGAGATCTTCAACGAGGTCATGCAGGCCGAGGTGCGCGCCGATCTGCTCGCCTGGCTCGACAGGCACATCGCGGACCGCACCTGA
- a CDS encoding L-rhamnose mutarotase, translating to MTRVCFQLMVRPELLDEYIARHTPVWPEMLAEIAASGRRNYSLFLGEAGRLIGYYETDDDAASQAYLANSEVAARWEAEMGSFFVGLDGRPDQAATALLEVFNLHEQLAATGGTATDTTEEGNAS from the coding sequence ATGACGAGAGTCTGCTTCCAGCTGATGGTGCGGCCCGAACTGCTGGACGAGTACATCGCTCGCCACACGCCGGTGTGGCCCGAGATGCTCGCCGAGATCGCCGCTTCCGGCCGTCGCAACTACTCGCTCTTCCTCGGCGAAGCAGGGCGACTGATCGGCTACTACGAGACGGACGACGACGCGGCCTCTCAGGCCTACCTCGCGAACTCCGAGGTCGCCGCACGCTGGGAGGCCGAGATGGGCAGCTTCTTCGTCGGCCTCGACGGCCGCCCTGACCAGGCCGCCACTGCGCTCCTCGAAGTCTTCAACCTCCACGAGCAGCTCGCCGCCACCGGGGGCACGGCGACCGATACCACCGAAGAAGGCAACGCATCATGA
- the rhaI gene encoding L-rhamnose isomerase has translation MTTLSPDIQSALEGQGIELPSWAFGNSGTRFRVFTTPGTPRDPYEKIADAAQVNAFTKLAPSVALHIPWDKVDDYSDLRRHAEDLGVSLGTINSNTFQDEDYKFGALTHHDDRIRTKAIDHHLECIDIMDATGSRDLKIWLAEGSNYPGQADIRARQDRLQDSLQKIYERLSDAQRLVLEYKFFEPAFYHTDVPDWGTSYAQVASLGDKAMVCLDTGHHAPGTNIEFIVMQLLRLGKLGSFDFNSRFYADDDLIVGAADPFQLFRIIFEVVRGGGLNNPDVAFMLDQCHNVEDKIPGQIRSVLNVQEMTARALLVDRDALAAAQQQNDVLAANAVFMDAFYTDVRPALAEWRESRGLAADPMAAYAASGYQRQIAADRVGGTQAGWGA, from the coding sequence ATGACGACGCTGTCACCCGACATCCAGTCCGCGCTCGAAGGCCAGGGCATCGAACTGCCCAGCTGGGCGTTCGGCAACTCCGGGACGCGCTTCCGCGTGTTCACCACGCCCGGCACCCCACGCGACCCGTACGAGAAGATCGCCGACGCCGCTCAGGTCAACGCCTTCACGAAGCTCGCGCCGAGCGTGGCTCTGCACATCCCGTGGGACAAGGTCGACGACTACTCCGATCTCCGGCGCCACGCGGAGGACCTCGGCGTGAGCCTGGGCACAATCAACTCGAACACGTTCCAGGACGAGGACTACAAGTTCGGGGCCCTCACCCACCACGACGACCGCATCCGCACCAAGGCGATCGATCACCACCTCGAGTGCATCGACATCATGGACGCGACCGGCTCGCGCGACCTCAAGATCTGGCTCGCCGAGGGCTCGAACTACCCGGGCCAGGCCGACATCCGTGCCCGTCAGGACCGCCTGCAGGATTCGCTGCAGAAGATCTACGAACGCCTGTCCGACGCACAGCGCCTGGTGCTCGAGTACAAGTTCTTCGAGCCGGCGTTCTACCACACCGACGTTCCGGACTGGGGCACCTCCTACGCGCAGGTCGCGTCGCTCGGCGACAAGGCGATGGTCTGCCTCGACACCGGCCACCACGCGCCAGGCACCAACATCGAGTTCATCGTGATGCAGCTGCTGCGCCTCGGAAAGCTCGGCTCGTTCGACTTCAACTCCCGTTTCTACGCCGACGACGACCTCATCGTGGGTGCCGCCGATCCGTTCCAGCTGTTCCGCATCATCTTCGAGGTGGTGCGCGGCGGGGGCCTCAACAACCCCGATGTGGCCTTCATGCTCGACCAGTGCCACAACGTCGAAGACAAGATCCCCGGCCAGATCCGCTCGGTGCTGAACGTCCAGGAGATGACCGCCCGTGCCCTGCTCGTCGACCGCGACGCCCTCGCCGCGGCCCAGCAGCAGAACGACGTGCTGGCCGCCAACGCCGTCTTCATGGACGCGTTCTACACCGACGTGCGTCCCGCCCTCGCCGAATGGCGCGAGTCGCGCGGACTCGCGGCCGACCCGATGGCCGCGTACGCGGCATCCGGCTACCAGCGGCAGATCGCCGCGGATCGCGTCGGCGGCACGCAGGCCGGCTGGGGCGCCTGA
- a CDS encoding D-arabinono-1,4-lactone oxidase: MPRNWAGTYEYAAPRIVEATSADDVVRVLREPGRVRALGTRHSFTDLPDTTGTLVDVTGFAAEFELDEAAQTVTVPAGIRYGVLAVWLDDRGWALRNMGSLPHINVGGATATGTHGSGDANPVLSASVRALRYVGADAEVHEVRRADPDFDALVVGLGAYGIVVSLTLDVVPAFRARQDIYSGVSWEAALADWDALTSVGYSVSVFSRWEEPSLGFVWVKSRLDTDEDAVPDTILDGVRAQVEESPLGVEDNVTELAVPGPWMLRLPHFRLDAEPSFGDEIQSEYFVARADAPAALNAVRTLGDSIRPHLIWTELRTAAADELWLSPAYRRDVVIIHFTWHNHPDDVAAAVARVEAALEPFEARPHWGKLHGFDRAGIERVHPRLADARAVFERLDPEGRFSNAHLERVGVRERRSPLPT, encoded by the coding sequence ATGCCACGCAATTGGGCCGGAACCTACGAGTACGCAGCGCCCCGGATCGTCGAGGCGACATCGGCCGACGACGTCGTGCGGGTGCTGCGCGAACCCGGGCGGGTGCGCGCACTCGGCACCCGGCACTCGTTCACCGACCTCCCCGACACCACCGGCACCCTCGTCGACGTGACGGGGTTCGCGGCCGAGTTCGAGCTCGATGAGGCCGCGCAGACGGTCACCGTGCCCGCCGGCATCCGTTACGGCGTCCTCGCCGTGTGGCTCGACGACCGCGGGTGGGCACTGCGCAACATGGGGTCCCTCCCGCACATCAACGTCGGCGGCGCGACGGCCACCGGAACCCACGGCTCGGGCGACGCGAATCCCGTCCTCTCGGCGTCCGTCCGCGCGCTGCGCTACGTCGGGGCGGATGCCGAGGTGCACGAGGTGCGCCGCGCCGACCCCGACTTCGATGCGCTCGTGGTGGGCCTCGGCGCCTACGGCATCGTGGTGTCGCTGACGCTCGACGTCGTGCCCGCATTCCGCGCCCGCCAGGACATCTACTCGGGGGTCTCATGGGAGGCCGCGCTCGCCGACTGGGACGCGCTCACGTCCGTCGGGTACAGCGTCTCGGTGTTCTCGCGCTGGGAGGAGCCGTCGCTCGGCTTCGTGTGGGTGAAGTCGCGGCTGGACACGGACGAGGACGCCGTGCCCGACACGATCCTCGACGGGGTGCGGGCCCAGGTGGAGGAGTCGCCCCTCGGTGTGGAGGACAACGTCACCGAACTGGCCGTGCCCGGACCCTGGATGCTGCGGCTCCCGCACTTCCGCCTCGACGCCGAGCCGTCGTTCGGCGACGAGATCCAGAGCGAGTACTTCGTCGCCCGCGCCGATGCGCCCGCGGCGCTGAACGCGGTGCGGACGCTGGGCGACAGCATCCGTCCGCATCTCATCTGGACCGAGTTGCGCACCGCCGCCGCCGACGAGCTGTGGCTGAGCCCGGCTTATCGGCGCGACGTCGTGATCATCCACTTCACGTGGCACAACCACCCTGACGACGTCGCCGCCGCGGTCGCCCGCGTCGAGGCCGCGCTCGAGCCGTTCGAGGCACGCCCGCACTGGGGGAAGCTCCACGGCTTCGACCGCGCGGGGATCGAGCGCGTGCACCCGCGTCTGGCCGACGCGCGAGCCGTTTTCGAGCGCCTCGACCCCGAGGGTCGCTTCTCGAACGCCCACCTCGAGCGCGTGGGGGTGCGCGAGCGCCGCTCACCGTTGCCGACGTAG
- a CDS encoding alpha/beta hydrolase fold domain-containing protein, whose translation MTDPYSAADGLVRVYPAREPNGTGLVWAHGGGFAFGDLDMPESDWVASSLAARGTTVISVDYRLAPVPAEWTDAATPRSGHPYPAASDDMLAAWSWVTETADRLRIARDRLAIGGASAGGNLAAGATLRLIERRAEALPALVLLAYPTLLAVQPAPDAALRAALDAQPDADRFDPEAVRGMYENYLGGPIDGAPLGAIPGLAQPVDLAEFPPTLMVNGDVDELRVSGEAFAASLRAAGRPVEVVTEAGTEHGHLNRPHEAAASVTLDRFAARLAALSSLTPPPIAPARTATRHDTPVA comes from the coding sequence ATGACCGACCCCTACTCCGCCGCCGACGGACTCGTGCGCGTGTACCCCGCCCGCGAGCCGAACGGTACCGGCCTCGTGTGGGCGCACGGCGGCGGCTTCGCCTTCGGCGACCTCGACATGCCCGAGTCCGACTGGGTGGCGAGCAGTCTCGCCGCGCGTGGCACCACGGTGATCTCGGTCGACTACCGCCTCGCGCCCGTGCCGGCGGAGTGGACGGATGCTGCGACCCCGCGCTCCGGACACCCCTACCCCGCGGCATCCGACGACATGCTCGCGGCGTGGTCGTGGGTCACCGAGACCGCCGACCGGCTGCGGATCGCGCGTGACCGCCTCGCGATCGGCGGCGCGAGCGCGGGCGGCAATCTCGCCGCCGGGGCGACACTGCGCCTCATCGAACGGCGCGCGGAGGCGCTGCCTGCGCTGGTGCTGCTCGCATACCCCACTTTGCTGGCGGTCCAGCCCGCCCCGGATGCCGCGCTGCGCGCCGCGCTGGACGCCCAGCCGGACGCCGACCGCTTCGATCCGGAGGCTGTGCGCGGGATGTACGAGAACTATCTCGGCGGCCCGATCGACGGGGCGCCGCTGGGCGCGATCCCGGGCCTCGCCCAACCGGTCGACCTCGCGGAGTTCCCGCCCACCCTCATGGTCAACGGCGACGTCGACGAGCTCCGCGTCTCGGGCGAGGCGTTCGCCGCGTCGCTGCGCGCGGCAGGCCGCCCCGTCGAGGTCGTCACCGAGGCAGGGACGGAGCACGGCCACCTCAACCGCCCGCACGAGGCGGCGGCATCCGTCACCCTCGACCGGTTCGCGGCCCGCCTCGCCGCCCTCTCGAGCCTCACCCCACCGCCCATCGCGCCCGCCCGCACCGCGACTCGCCACGACACTCCGGTCGCCTGA
- a CDS encoding MFS transporter: MSAMFRSFSAFNYRVWFIGALVSNIGAWMQATAISWVVLTELTDNDAAAMGVTMALQFAPPLLLVGVTGLVADRFDRRKLLLVTQSLLLLLGVAIGVLIFAGLMTLPVMYLFALALGVVAAFDNPARQAFVSDLVARENASNAVALNAASFNGARMIGPAVAGIVIVAVGTGWVFVANAVTFLAMLAALLLIRTHELVPRVKAPQSSRLADGFRYVAGRPDLIVTCAMVFLIGAFGMNFPILASTMAVEFGKEADGFGLLSSILAIGSVAGALMAARRDRARLRVLIIGTAMFGVAAVVSAFMPTYWLYAITLMFTGFAVVTMMTTANGYVQTTTDPVLRGRVLALYMAILMGGTPIGAPIVGWVAAEFGPRMAILVGAVAAFVAFAIGATWLLWSGRLHRHEEKRFRLTLDETRPLTIVAPEEFSDEVAGTTPIRVLPGEEDEIRTRARAS; the protein is encoded by the coding sequence ATGAGCGCGATGTTCCGGTCCTTCTCGGCCTTCAACTACCGCGTGTGGTTCATCGGCGCGCTGGTGTCGAACATCGGCGCGTGGATGCAGGCGACCGCCATCAGCTGGGTCGTGCTCACCGAGCTCACCGACAACGACGCCGCCGCGATGGGCGTCACGATGGCGCTGCAGTTCGCGCCGCCCCTCCTCCTCGTGGGCGTCACCGGGCTCGTGGCCGACCGCTTCGACCGCCGCAAGCTGCTGCTCGTCACCCAGAGCCTGCTCCTCCTGCTCGGCGTCGCGATCGGCGTGCTCATCTTCGCCGGCCTGATGACGCTGCCCGTCATGTACCTCTTCGCGCTCGCGCTCGGCGTCGTCGCCGCGTTCGACAACCCGGCGCGCCAGGCCTTCGTCTCCGACCTCGTCGCCCGCGAGAACGCCTCGAACGCGGTCGCGCTCAACGCAGCGTCGTTCAACGGCGCCCGCATGATCGGTCCGGCCGTCGCCGGCATCGTCATCGTCGCGGTCGGCACCGGGTGGGTGTTCGTCGCCAACGCGGTGACGTTCCTCGCGATGCTGGCCGCGCTCCTGCTGATCCGCACGCACGAGCTCGTGCCCCGCGTCAAGGCGCCGCAGTCCTCCCGCCTCGCCGACGGCTTCCGGTACGTCGCCGGCCGCCCCGACCTCATCGTGACCTGCGCGATGGTGTTCCTCATCGGCGCGTTCGGCATGAACTTCCCGATCCTCGCCTCGACGATGGCGGTCGAGTTCGGCAAGGAGGCCGACGGCTTCGGCCTGCTGAGCTCGATCCTCGCGATCGGCTCGGTCGCGGGTGCGCTGATGGCCGCCCGTCGCGACCGCGCCCGGCTGCGCGTCCTCATCATCGGCACCGCGATGTTCGGCGTCGCCGCGGTGGTGTCGGCGTTCATGCCGACGTACTGGCTCTACGCGATCACGCTCATGTTCACCGGATTCGCTGTCGTCACGATGATGACCACGGCGAACGGGTACGTGCAGACGACGACCGACCCGGTGCTGCGCGGCCGCGTGCTCGCGCTGTACATGGCGATCCTCATGGGCGGCACGCCGATCGGGGCGCCCATCGTCGGCTGGGTCGCTGCCGAGTTCGGCCCGCGCATGGCGATCCTCGTCGGCGCCGTCGCCGCCTTCGTCGCCTTCGCGATCGGCGCCACATGGCTGCTCTGGTCGGGCCGCCTGCACCGCCACGAGGAGAAGCGCTTCCGCCTCACGCTCGACGAGACGCGGCCGCTCACGATCGTCGCCCCCGAGGAGTTCAGCGACGAGGTCGCCGGCACCACGCCGATCCGCGTGCTTCCCGGCGAAGAGGACGAGATCCGCACCCGCGCCCGCGCGAGCTGA
- a CDS encoding NUDIX domain-containing protein translates to MTRFSVVPSSYVYLRRGDEVMLQLRQNTGYMDGCWAAGAAGHVELGETAVDAAIREVREELGLSLVAAALTPVAVMQRTDGTDDPVEQRVDWFFVCDEWVGEPRILEPRKCAELAWFGLEALPERMPAYEREALAALRAGASATLLRHGFPAR, encoded by the coding sequence GTGACCCGCTTCTCCGTCGTCCCCTCGTCGTACGTCTATCTTCGCCGCGGCGACGAGGTGATGCTGCAGCTGCGGCAGAACACCGGCTACATGGACGGATGCTGGGCCGCCGGCGCCGCGGGGCACGTCGAGCTCGGCGAGACCGCCGTGGACGCCGCGATCCGCGAGGTGCGCGAGGAGCTCGGGCTGTCGCTCGTGGCCGCCGCGCTGACGCCGGTCGCCGTCATGCAGCGCACGGACGGCACGGACGACCCGGTCGAGCAGCGCGTGGACTGGTTCTTCGTGTGCGACGAGTGGGTGGGCGAGCCGCGGATCCTCGAGCCCCGCAAGTGCGCAGAGCTCGCGTGGTTCGGCCTTGAGGCCCTGCCTGAGCGCATGCCCGCGTACGAGCGGGAGGCGCTCGCCGCCCTGCGGGCGGGCGCGTCCGCGACACTGCTGCGCCACGGGTTCCCCGCACGCTGA
- a CDS encoding rhamnulokinase family protein, protein MTGGVVAAVDLGATSGRVMLGYVDDGMLRLEEVARFPNGPVLGADGDLHWDVAALYRHIVEGLAEALRREPGIASIGIDSWAVDYGLVHGDELMGEPFHYRDERTARGVEVVHGQAPLDELYRRNGLQFLPFNTLYQYAVEQRLADADVSLLIPDLVAFLLTGARSAERTNASTTGLVDVRTGEWDLELAARLGIPASVLPPLVDPGDRLGALQGEARERIGAPLDVIAVGSHDTASAVVAVPLSTPNAAYISCGTWGLVGVELDEPVVSDAAREANFTNEGGVDGRVRFLHNVTGLWLLSEAVRTWAAEDGATIDLPGMLEAAASVSGDIPLFDANDPRLSAPGDMPARIAALLDEAGAPVPATREALARTIVESIAQAFADAVVTAGTLTGRAIDVIHIVGGGALNGLLCQATADRSGLPVLAGPVEATALGNVLVQARAHGWLGRDASLETLRMAVAAVFSPERFEPRAR, encoded by the coding sequence ATGACCGGCGGGGTCGTCGCGGCGGTCGATCTCGGCGCGACCAGTGGCCGCGTCATGCTCGGCTACGTGGACGACGGGATGCTGCGCCTCGAGGAGGTCGCGCGATTCCCGAACGGACCGGTCCTCGGGGCCGACGGCGACCTGCACTGGGACGTCGCGGCGCTGTACCGGCACATCGTGGAGGGCCTCGCCGAGGCGCTGCGCCGGGAGCCCGGTATCGCGAGCATCGGCATCGACTCGTGGGCCGTGGACTACGGCCTGGTGCACGGCGACGAACTGATGGGCGAACCGTTCCACTACCGCGACGAGCGCACCGCGCGCGGCGTCGAGGTCGTGCACGGGCAGGCACCGCTCGACGAGCTGTACCGGCGCAACGGCCTGCAGTTCCTGCCGTTCAACACGCTCTACCAGTACGCGGTCGAGCAGCGGCTCGCCGACGCCGACGTCTCGCTGCTCATCCCGGACCTCGTCGCGTTCCTCCTCACCGGCGCGCGTTCCGCCGAACGCACGAACGCCTCCACGACGGGACTCGTCGACGTCCGCACCGGCGAGTGGGACCTCGAGCTGGCGGCGCGACTCGGGATCCCGGCATCCGTGCTTCCCCCGCTCGTCGATCCGGGCGACCGGCTGGGCGCGCTGCAGGGCGAGGCGCGCGAGCGCATCGGCGCACCCCTCGACGTGATCGCGGTCGGCTCGCACGACACGGCCTCGGCCGTCGTCGCGGTGCCGCTCAGCACCCCGAACGCGGCGTACATCTCGTGCGGCACGTGGGGACTCGTCGGGGTCGAGCTCGACGAGCCCGTCGTGAGCGACGCGGCGCGCGAGGCGAATTTCACGAACGAGGGCGGCGTCGACGGACGCGTGCGGTTCCTGCACAACGTGACCGGCCTGTGGCTCTTGAGCGAGGCCGTGCGCACGTGGGCGGCCGAGGACGGCGCCACGATCGACCTCCCGGGCATGCTGGAGGCGGCAGCATCCGTCTCCGGCGACATCCCGCTGTTCGACGCCAACGATCCGCGCCTGTCGGCGCCCGGCGACATGCCGGCCCGCATCGCGGCCCTGCTCGACGAAGCGGGCGCGCCGGTGCCCGCCACGCGTGAGGCGCTCGCGCGCACGATCGTGGAGAGCATCGCGCAGGCGTTCGCCGACGCCGTCGTCACCGCGGGCACGCTCACCGGGCGCGCGATCGACGTGATCCATATCGTCGGCGGCGGCGCGCTCAACGGGCTCCTGTGTCAGGCGACCGCCGACCGCTCGGGGCTGCCGGTGCTCGCCGGCCCGGTCGAGGCGACCGCGCTCGGCAACGTCCTCGTGCAGGCGCGCGCGCACGGCTGGTTGGGACGGGATGCCTCGCTCGAGACGCTCCGGATGGCGGTCGCGGCCGTGTTCTCGCCTGAGCGGTTCGAACCCCGGGCACGATAG